A segment of the Leptolyngbya sp. NIES-3755 genome:
CAACTGAGATTTTAGCCCGTTATCATCTTCCATTCTGAAATTAGTAGTGTGGATCTTAATCGAACGATTTCTGCCATCGCGAGCTATTGTGCTTGCGGTAACGGTGCGATCGCTTCCTCTAACAACTCAAAGTTCATCGATCGACTACGCTTTTCATGATTTCCTCAATCTCAAACAGTACCCGAAAGGGTAAGTCACACCCTCCGTAATGATGCTGCTCGAACGTGATGTACTCTTTGCCACTATTCACTTAGAGATTCATCATGCAAATTACCAATTCTTCCGCTGCCCCCAAAAAGAGTATTTTTCAAAGCACCACCTTTTGGGGAGCCGTTCTTACTGCTACCGCTTCCATTTCACCCGTTGTCGCCACTACAGTCGAAACTTATCAAAATACAGGCAAAATTAATCCCCAAGGTATTTCTCAGATTGTTGTGGTCTTAGCGACAACGGGAGTGACGATTTTGGGACGAGTTAAGGCGACTGAAGCGGTTTACACTCCAAAGGGACTACCAGGAGCCGATAAGCCCAAGGAAATCTAAGTCAACGCTGAGCAAGCAATTCTCGGAAATCACCAAATTGCCCCTTTGCGTCCTGAATAAGCTGCAATATCAACCGGGAGGAATTGAGTCGATCGTTGTACGGCGTTTTATGCTCAATGTACTGGAATGCAAGTTGTTCATCGTCACGTTCCTACGAGCAAGAGATTGGATTAACAGTTAAACTATGTCAAACATCATTGAATCTAGTACAGAACGACTTAATTTGCGTCAGTGGCGCAACAACGATCGCGAATTCTTTGCTCAAATGAGTGCCGA
Coding sequences within it:
- a CDS encoding hypothetical protein (similar to AA sequence:cyanobase_aa:LBDG_42980) codes for the protein MQITNSSAAPKKSIFQSTTFWGAVLTATASISPVVATTVETYQNTGKINPQGISQIVVVLATTGVTILGRVKATEAVYTPKGLPGADKPKEI